The region CGGGTTTACTGCAGGCGTTCGTCGTCGAAAATATCGGGCAAGCCAAGCACGTCGATGCCTTCGTCAGCCAGTTCCGCGCGCTCCTCGGGGGTCGAGGTGCCGCGGATGGCGCGATCCTCGGACTCGCCGTGGTGGATGCGGCGCGCTTCTTCCGCGAAGCGATCGCCGACGTTGTCGGCCCGGCGCACCATCTCGCGCACCTGCTTGAAGATGGCGGCCTGCAGGCGCGCCATCTGCATCGATTCCGACGGCGGGGCCTCGGCCACGTCCTGCATCAGCGCGCGCCCGCTGGAACGCGCGGCCTCCGGCTCGCGGAAATGGCCGACATTCAGGCGCGGCGCGGAGAGACGCTTGATGACCCTGTCGCTGCCGCACAGGGGGCAGGACACCAGGCCACGCGCCTGCTGGCTGTCGTAATCATCGTGCGACGCGAACCAGCCTTCGAATACATGCCCGTGTTCTTCGCACTGCAGGTCAAATACTTTCATATCACTTACCGCTATTGCCCGTCTTGCGCTTCGACGTCGTGTGCTTGGCCGGCTTGGCGGCGGGCTGGGAGACATCGGCCTGCTGCGCCTGCAAGGCATTGATCTGACGCTGCAGGTCACGCAGTTGCTGACGCACGTCCTGCTGCTGCTCGGTGAGGGCCTGGGTTTCCTGGCGGGCCTGCTCCTGGCGGGCGATCACCTGGGTTTCCTGATCCTTGCGCAGCGCGGCGTCGGCTTGCAGCGTGTTCAGCTCGGCATTGCGCTTGGCCAGCAGGCGTTCATTGCGAGTGTATTCCGCCTGCAGCTTGATGCGCTGGATGTCGGCGGATGCCAGGTCGGCGGACTGGTTCGAGAACGCACGGTAGGTCGATTCCGCCTGGTTTTCCGAACTGGTCTTCAACACACGCCAGAAATTCTTTTGCTGGAACAGGGCGACGTAGTAGGTCAGGTCCTCGCCCTTGAACAGCAGGCTGGCGCCGTAGCTGCCATTGTAGGTGGTGCGCAGTTCGGTGACCTGGCGCGACTGGATCAACTGCTGCAGTTCAGCCACGGTGGTGGATGCCGGCGGCGCGGCGGGTGTCGCAAGAGGCGCCGGCGCCGAAGCGGGCGGCGTCACCGGGGCGGCGGGATCCTTGCTGTCTTGCTCTACCTGAACCACGGCGGGACGCTTGTCCGGGGTCTGCGCGCTGGCGCAGGCCATCAGGCCCGTAAGGGTGCCGGCCATGACTACCATCCGGCCCACGATACGCAGGGATACACGCTTCATGCAGTCCTCTTTCTTTTCACCCTCTGGGGGTGCTTTGTAATTCATTTGTTACGAATAACAGCCGACCGGCAATCATAAACGGAAAAAAACAATGCGGCGCTCTTCAATTGCATAAATCGTCCGCTTGTACGTGGGGTTGGGGTTTTCTCCCCCGGGGAGAGAGGGCTCAGGGCCCCGGTGGGCCCTGAGCGTCTGGGTCCGGGGGCTGGGCCGTGCCAAGCACGGCCAGCTTGGCCAGGCCAGGCCAGGCCAGGCCAGGCTTGGCTTGGCTTGGCTTGGCTTGGCTTGGCTTGGCTTGGCTTGGCTTGGCTTGGCTTGGCTTGGCTTGGATTGGCTTGGATTGGCTTGGATTGGCTTGGCTTGGCTTGGATTGGCTTGGCTTGGATTGGCTTGGATTGGATTGGCGAAGCCAAGCCAATCATTGCTCTGCGCGAGCAGCGGCCTGGAGGGATAACGGGCGCTCGTCATGGCGTCTCGGCGACGCCGTCTGCTAATTCTCCCTGGCCTTCGGCCAGCTGGAATTTGCGCATTTTCTCCCATAGGACCTTGCGGCTGATGCCCAGCATGTGGGCGGTGTCCTGGCGGCGCCAGCCGTTGGCTTCCAGCGCGGCGACGACACGCGCGCGTTCGGCCTGCTCGGCCGGCGTGAACGGGGCGCGTGGCGCGGCGGGCTCGGGCTCGCGAACGGCACTGGTGCCGGCACCCACGCCGTCAACACTGACCGGCCCCATGCGCTCGAAAACCCGCTCGATCCGCTCCCTGTCCCACTCGCGAAACTGGCGCCGGATGATGCCCACCCGCTCCACCAGATTGGACAATTCCCGCACATTCCCCGCAAACCGGGTGCGCGACACCCGGTCTATCAACCAGTCCGGCACGCTGACGGTGTCGCCCGGCAGGTAACGCTCCAGCAAGGCCTTGAAGATGGCCGCCTTCTCCGCCGGACCGCGCGCCTCAAGATTGGGCACATACAGCTCGATCACGGCCAGGCGGTAATAGAGATCCGCCCGGAAAGCCCCCTCCGCCACCAGATTGCGCAAGGTCTTGTTGGTCGCCGCCACCAGCCGGAAGTCGACGGTGACCTCGGCGCTGGACCCCAGCCGCGTCACGGTGTTCTGCTCCAGCACCCGCAGCAGCTTGACCTGCTGGTACAGCGGCAGATCGCCGATTTCATCGAGGAATAGCGTGCCCCCGTTGGCCTGCTCGAAATAGCCTTTGTGCGCGCCCACCGCCCCGGTGAACGCGCCTTTGGCATGGCCGAAGAAATGCGCCTCGAACAAACCTTCCGGGATGGCGCCGCAATTGACCGCCACGAAAGGACCTGCCGACCACGACGCATGATCATGCAGCAAGCGCGCGACGCGCTCCTTGCCCACGCCGGTTTCACCATGGATCAACACACTGGCGCGGCAGTCGGCGAAAGTCTGCGCTTCGGCCAGCAGCCCGCGCATGGCTTCCGACACCGCCACCAGGGGACGCGGCGCCCGTGCCGCGGCCCGATCGGCGGCGTGCGCGATGCCTGCCAACCGGAACAGGAAAGAACGCAAGGCCGCGCCGGTGAAGGACAGCGGCAAGGTATAGGAATACGCCGGCGGGTAATAGCGCGGATCGCGATTCCTTTCCTCGGACGCGACCCAGATGACGGGTATGCCCTGCGTGGCCAGCCAGTCGTAGCCGGAAGAACGCGCATCGCTCATGACCGTGACGGACACCAGCGCGACGGCCGGCCGCGCGGCCTCGCGGGGCGGTGGAAAGGTCAGCCCGGCATCGGCACGGATCACGCTGACGTCATAGCCGGACAGGCACCGCTCGGCGCGCGAGGCAATGTCCGACGTGCCCTCCCACACGTAGAGGTCTATCTCTTCGTGGATGGTCATTTCGCTGGTGGGGTCAGTAGACAAGCTGCACCCCCTTGCCGTTGCATTGCAGGGACATCAGTTTGACGTCGACGCTGTTCAGGTTGAGGCCGATGGTGTTGTTGATCAGGCCGAGGACGGCGTCGCCGATGGAATTGAGCACGGGCTGCAGCATGTTGAACAGCGGACCCAGGATCCCCAGCAACACATTGGAAAGCGTCGTGCCGGCGTTGGGCGTGTTGGTGAAGGATTTGGCGATCTCGCCGATGCAACCGGACTCGCTGCCGCCGTAGCCGCCAAGCAGACTGGCGGTCGCGCAGTTGTTGGTCGGCAGCAGCGCACCCACGATGCCGTTCAAGACGCTGCCAAGTCCATTGACCAGGCCGGTCAGCAGGTTGCCGACGCCGGTCAACAACCCGGCATTCGGCTGCTGGTTGATGTAGCCGCCCAGGTTGTTCGAGGCATTCTGCGACAGCTTGATCGCTGACTGCCACAAGGCGTTGCGGCAGTTGTAGCCGGAGGCGCCGCCGGCAGAGGGATCGCAAGTGTTGATCTGGCGCGCCTGGCTCCACAGATCCGTGGCCAGCGCGGTACCGACCTTGGCGGGCTGGGTGCCGGCTCCCGTTTGCGCCGAGCCGCCCAGCAAGGCGGTCAACACGGCATTGGTGATGTTCTGCACCGCGGTGCCCAGGGGCAGGGACGTCAAGGCCACCGTGGAAGTCTGCCCTGCCCTCATGGTTGTCGACGTCGGTCCGTTGACCAGCGGATTCAGGGTGATCTTGTTGTTGACGCCCATGTCGATGCCGGCCACCGTCAACGTCAGCAACTGCTTGTTCTTCAGGCCGACGCTGCAGCGCTGCGACGTGGAGAACGCGCTGGCCTGGGTCAGGTCGCCGATGCACGTATCCAGCACCGAGGTCGTCACCGCGATGGTGGCGAGGTCGCGTCCGGCGCTGTCCTGGGTGGTGCACAGGTCCGTCAAGGTGCCCTGTCCCGTCACCAGGTCGATGACGATAGGCAGGTCCACGCCGAAAGCGAGCACGTTGCCCAGCAGCTTGATGGTGGGGATGGTAACGCGCAGGAACACCCGCACCTGCGCGGAATAGGCCGTGGTGCCGACGCCGCCGATGGCGATCTGCGCAGGCTCCATCACGCTGAAGGCAGGCGTGATGTTGACCAGGCCAAGGATGCTGATGGGCGCGCTGCCCTGGATCGCGTGCTGGCCGGTCGCCACGCCGACGGCAGCAGCGATCAGATCCAGCGCATTGATCTTCGTGTTCAGTGCCGACGCGCCATCAGGCGCCGTGATCTGCGCGAACAGGCTGCTGGTACGGCCGGCCACCGTGGAACCCAGGGTGACGTTCAGGGAGCTGAGGCCCAGCTGCGTCTTGATGGTATTGACCAGCGTCACGTTGGCGGACAGCAGGCCGCTCTGTCCGCCAACCACGGCCACGGCGTCCAGCAGATTGTTGAGCGACACCGAGTTGGCGGCGAGCAGGCTGTTCAGCTGCGCCACCGTGACATCGGTGGACACGTTGATACCCAATTGCTTGAGCAAACCGGCCGGCGTGATCTGCACGCTGGCCAGGCCGGCGTCATAGCCGACCAGCACTGTCTGGCTAAGGTTCAAACCGACCGCGGACAGCAGATTGATCAGCGTGCCCGGTTGCTGGCGCGTCGTCACCAGCGTGGTGCCCACCGAGAACGCCGCCACCGGCTCGCCTGGCCGCGCCGCCACCGACTGCACCGCGATCGACTTGCTGCCCATGAAGGGCACCAGCGAGTTGACGTTGCGGTTGATCGTCACCATCACGGCATTGAAGCGTTGGCCCGCCGTGGGCGCCGCCAGATGGCGCGGATCGGCGGTGTTGTGGACCGGATCCCAGCGCCAGCAGTTGGCGGCGATGTCCGCCGCGCCCAGTTGGCCGGCGAAGTTGGCCTGCGCGGCCGATGTCGCGGCCGTGGTGGCCGTGGCGCAGCTTAGCGGGCCGCCATTGCCCAGGATCTGCGCGCCGGTCAGCGCCGCCAGGTCGGCGGCTTTCTGCATGTCGCGCTGGACGTAGAACAGGTAGCCGATCTGCACGCCACCCAGCAACAGGACCAGGATGAACAGCCCGATGGCCGCCGGCGCCAGGATGGATCCTCGTTGGCGCTGGCGGGAAGACAGGGGGCGGCGTGGGCTGAACATGCGGGACTCAGGTGGTCTGGAGGTTGTCTTGCGGGTCTACATTGCGGGTTTGCGTTGCGGTTTGTGCGTTGCGGATTTCTTGCGTTGTGCTTTCTGCATTGTGGGTTTTGCGTTGCGGCCAAGGCGTGGCGTGCATCACGCCGCGGCGATGCGGCGTTGGTCGAGCAGGTAGCGAGCCCACGTTCATTGCCCGGACGATGACGATCCTCCGCTGGCATCGACGCGCTCGCGGAACCATTGCGGGATGGGCTGGTTGAAGCTGTTCAGGTAACGCTGCCACGACGCGGTGGCGATGGGGCCCAGCATGGGCTGCGGCGGCGCCGCGCGGCGGCCGTCGGCCTGGGCCGCCATGAGCGCGCGGGTGATGCCGCCCGCGCCGGCGGGGCCTTCATCGGCAGGCGCGGCCGCGGTCGCCGACGGGCGCGGCGCGGCATAGGCCGGGCCGGCCGGCGGGGCTGCCGTATCGGCACCCGTCACGGGCATGGGGGTGTTGACCTGGCGGACCACGGCGCGGTCCGGCATGGGCGCGGCGGCGGGGTCAGGCGCGGGCATGGATCCCGTCAGGGGGGCATTGCTTTGGGCCAGCGCGCCGCCTGCGCTCAAGGACAGCAGCGCGGCGGACAGGGCAAGAGAGATTCGGCGCGAGATCATGGAGCGCTCCAGTTCAAGGTTGGGATGCCGGCGCCTGGGCGCCAAAACGGTCCATCACGGGTTGCAGGCCGAAGGGCGCGGCCACGGCAGCTGATGCCGCAGTTGCCGGTGACTGCGCGTCCGCTGACGCGCTGGCGCTGGGGCTTGGGCCGCCGTTGGCGGCCGACGCGCTCGCCGCGCCCGGCGCCTGGACGGGCCGGCCAGCGGCATCCACCGCGCGCACCAGCGGCCGGCTGGCGCCGCCGTCCGCGGCCGCGATCGCGCGGGGCACCGGGGCCCCCGCCGCGGCCACGGGCACGCGGGCGGGCGCCGTCGACACCCGGATTTCTTCGGCGAGTTGGCGGACGCGCGCGCGGACTTCCGGCGTCAGCCCCGCCTGGTCCATCACCCGCTCGGCGCCCGCGTTATCGCCTTCGCGCAGCAACAGCAAAGCCAGGTTGCCAAGCACCTTGGCGTTGGCGGGATCCAGTTCCGCTGCCTGCCCCAAGGGCACGCGCGCCCCCGCCGCGTCGCCGGCCCGCAAGCGGGCATAGCCCAGGTCACTCAATACCAAAGCGTCCGTGGGATAAGCCGCGGCGGCCTTGGCCAAATCGGCGGCCGCCTGACCGTAATCCCCGCGCGCGCCCGCCAACAGGCCCAGCCCACGCCAACCACTGCCGGCCTGCGGACCATTCAGCAACCCCCGATAGGCCTCTTCCGCCGCCGGCGCCTGATCGGTCAGCCGCAAGGCGTCCGCCCGCAGCCGCGTTACCTCCGGCGTGTCGCCGAACTGCTGTCGATACGCATCGATATACGCCAGCGAGGCGAACCACCGCCCCTGGTCCTGCGCCTGCCGGATCATGGACAGGATCAGCGCCGGTTGCGTGGGCCGGTTGGCGCGTTCGACCTCGTCCTGCTTCTGCTGGATCATGGCCTGCTTTTCCTGCTGCTCCCGGTAGACATCCAGCGCGGATGGCTCACGGCTGGCGCAGCCCGCCAGCAGCATTAGCGTGGCCATACCACCCGCCAGGACGCTACGCCCGAACGCGGCACACGCAACAACACCCCTGACAAAATCCGCAGCATTCCGTGCAGCCCTGCTCGTGTGCCTCTTCATAGCTCTACCCTCCCCCCGCCCGGGCCAGCCCGCGCATCACCGCCAACAGGCCGGCGCCCCCCGTCACGATCAACAAGGCAGGCAATAAAGTGATTACCATCACGCCGGTCATCTTCACCGTGATGCGCGCGACTTTCTCGCGCAGGTCCAGTTTGCGCCGCTCGCGCACCCGTTCGCCGAAGCGGGTCAGCGGTTCCTGCACCGCGCCCCCATGGCGGTCGACCTGCACGATCAGGCGGCAGATGGCATTCAGGTCATCATTGTCGAAAGCGTTCATCAGGCGGCCCAGCGACTGCTCCCGCGTACGGCCGCGCGAATACTGTTCGTTGGCGACCCGCAGCTCATAACCGATGACGGGCAGCACGCGCTGGAATTCGGTGACGATGATGTGCAGGCTCTGGTCCGTCGACAGGCCCACGCCCTGCAACAGACGCAGCAGGTCGATCAGCAGCGGCAGCTCGGCCACCGCTGCCCGCCGCCGCGCGCCGGCGCGCCGCAGCAGCATCCATTTGGGCAGCATCCAGCCCAGGGCCAGCCCCACGAAGACCGCCGCCGCCTTGGTCAGCCCTTCATTCAGCAGGAAGGCGCGGCCGCCCACCAGTATCCATGCCGCCACGGGCAAGCCCAGCGACAGCACGGTGCGCGCCAGCACGAACACCGCGCGCACGCGGCCGATATTGGTATAGCCGCACATATCGATCAGCTTGCGGTCTTCCTCCGCCAGCAACGAATCGCCCAGGCGGCCCCGCTCCAGGCGATCGCCGATCGACTCCGCCATGGCCTTGACCGCTTCGATGCGGCCTGCCGAATCCGGCACGCTGGCGACCTGTTCGGCGCGCCGTCCCTCGCGCGCCGCCAGCGCCCGGTCCACGACACGGCGATTGCGCTGCTGGCGGGCGGCACGCAGTGCCATGCCCAGCGCCAGCGACAGCAGCGCCAGCGCCAGAAAACCGATGGCGCCGGCCAGCGCCAGATTGCCCCGCAATGCCAGGATCATCCCGTCCATGTCCGCTCCTAGACGCCCCGCGACATGCGGTAGAGCCAATAGGAGCCGACGGTCTGCAAGCCGACGGCCACCATCAACATATGTTGGCCCGCCGGGTCGTTCCAGAGGGTCATGAACAGGCCGTTGTTGAAGATGATGATGAAGGCGGCCAGACCGATCGGCAGCAATGCCAGAATCCAGGCCGACATGCGCACTTCCGCCGACAGGGCCGACAACTCATCGCGCGCCTGTTCGACGTCGCGCATGAAGGCCGCCATGCGATCGAGTATCTGGTCGCTGCGGCCGCCGAAGCGCATGGCCACGCCGATGACGGACGACAGCAGAAACAACTGCTGCAGGCCGTACTGCTCCGACACCTGGCGCAGCGCCGCGTCCAGTTCCTTGCCCGAACGCGTCAGGCTGTCCGCCCGCAGCAGCACCTCGCGCAAGGGTTCGTTGACGTTGCCCGCCGCCGTCTGGAGGGCCGCGTTGATGCTGTTGCCTATCGTCAGCAAACGCACCATGGATTCCAGGAAACCCGGCAGTTGCGACAACATGCGGCGCTGGCGCCGGTCTATCTTCAGCCACATGCGGAATACGGTCAGCCCTAGCGTCAGCACCAGGGCGGCCAGGGCGGCAAAAGGTCCGGCCAGCAACAGCAGCGCCAGCGGCAGGACGATGACCGGGCCCAGCGAGCCCGCATAGAAGGCCGGAGTGGGATCCACACCCGCGCGCGCCACCATGCGATCCCACCACAGCAGGCCCGTACCGGCAGCCGCCGCGACACGCGCTCCGCCGGCCGCCGCGGCGCCGTCAAGCGCCTCCCGCTGCCGCCCCAGCTGCCGTTCCAGAAAGGCCGAGGTCGCCTTGCGGTGCTGCCCCGAACCGGCGTGACGCCACAGCAGCACGGCGATCACCAGCAACACCAGGGCCACTGAAAGGCAAGCCACGACCCACTCCAGCAGCACCATCAGCGCCTCCGGCTCCAGAACCCGCCGCTGCCGTTGTCGTCAGGGGGGGCGCCAGGCTGCGTGCCGCGCAATTCGTCGCGCACCTTGGCCAGCTTGGGGGTGTGCGGATGGATGCCCAGGCCGACCCAGCGGTCCTTCTCATCCCCATCCGGCGTCACGAATACTTCGTGCCGATACAGCTCCTGCGTGGCGATCACGTTGTCGCTCATGCCGGTCACTTCGGTGACCGACAATACGCGCCGCTTGCCGTTCGGCAGGCGGCCGATCTGCACGATGAAATCCAGCGCGCTGGCGATCTGCCGGCGCAGGCTGTCCTCGCTGCCCTGGTAACCGGCAAAGCCGGCCAGCATCTCGATACGGTACAGGCATTCGCGCGCGGAATTGGCGTGGATGGTGCCCATCGAACCTTCATGGCCGGTGTTCATGGCCTGCATCATGTCCATGACTTCGGCGCCGCGCACTTCGCCGACGATGACGCGGTCGGGCCGCATCCGCAGGCTGTTGCGGATGAGATCGCGGATGCTCACCATGCCCGAGCCGTCGAAGCCGCCCTGGCGCGACTCCAGCCGCACCACGTGGGGATGGTTCAAGGACAGTTCGGCGGTGTCTTCCACGGTGACCACGCGCTCGGTCTCGGGCACGAAGAAGGCCAGCGCGTTCAGCAGCGACGTCTTGCCCGAGCTGGTTCCGCCGGACACCAGGATGTTGCAACGGTACTTGACCGCCAGGCTCAGCAGGCGATGAATCTCTTCATCGAAGGTACCCAGGGTCATCAGGTCCGCGGGCTTGAGGGGATCCTGGCGGAATTTGCGGATGGACACCATGGGGCCATCCACGGCCAGGGGCTCGATGACCACGTTCAGGCGGCCGCCATCGGGCAGCCGCGCATCCACCATGGGACTGGATTCATCCAGGCGGCGGCCGATCGGCGCCAGGATGCGGCGCACGATGCGCAGCACATGCTGGTTGTCCGAAAAGCGCAGGTTCTCGCGCGCCAGCACGCCGCGCCGCGACACGAACACCTTGTCGTAGCCGTTGATGAGGATATCTTCGACGGCCTGATCCGCCAGCAGGTCTTCCAGGGGGCCCAGGCCCGCCAGCTCCTTGGTCAGCGCCGCGGCGACCTGGCGCACCTCGGCCTCATTGATCGCCAGCCGGCGCAAGCGCACGAAACCGGCCACCTCGATATCGACGAACTCCTGGATCGCCTGGCGCGTCCAGCGGCCGAACTCGGCCCCCAGCTCCTCGATGCGCGAGAGCAGATGCTCGTACGCGGCATTCTTTACTTCCTGAAAGCGCTGGGAGCCCCCGAAGGCGCCGCCTTCCTCACCGAACTCCACCGTAGCCGTCATGATCATTGCAGTCCCCTCCAGGCTTTGCTCCGCCCGCTGCCGCCTCTAAATCGAACCGATCCCTGGCCGTCGCCGTTCAGTCGCCCAGCAGCGACATGCGCCGCTGCACACCCGGCAGCCACGTCGCCAGCCAACCGCTGCGCGACCCCGGCGCGACGTACTCGGCCGTCAGCCGATCGGCCAGGTGCTGCACCGCCCGCACGTAGATATCGCGCTCGGCGTCCTCGTGCAGCAGATGGCCCTGGTTGGTACACACCATCAGCGGCAAGGTGCGGTCAGGCAAGGTGCCGGCCAACTCCAGGTTGAAGCGCTCCGCGATCTGCACGGCGGTCATGCCATAGCGCTCGTCGTAGCGGTTGACCACCAGGCGCAGATGACCACGCTCCACATGTTGCTGCTCCAGCTCGCGCAGCAGGCCGGCCAGGGACACCAGGGCCCCCACGCTCTGGTCGGTCACCAGCCAGGTTTCCTGCGCCGAACGCGCCAGGCCGGCGACGAATTCAGGGTTGGAAAAACCGCCGGCATCGGCCAGCAACAAGCCATAGTGCTGGCGCAGGCGCTCGAACAGCAGCAGGGAATCGGACAGTGAAATCCCGCGCATCTGCGCCACGTCGCGCGGCATGGACAACACGCTGATGCCGCTGCGCGTGTGCGCCATGGCGGAGCCCAGCAAGGTCGGATCGAGGCGGCGCAGGTTGCGCACGGCCTCGGCGAAATCGAAATCGCTGTCGATGTTCAGGTACAGCAGGCAATCGCCCACCGGCCAGCCCAGGTCCAGCAGGCCGACCCGTTCCGACAGAGCCAGATGGCTGTTGTCGCCCTGCCCCTTGATGGGCTTGGGCGCGCCCGGCCGGTTGGCGCTGACCTGCGCCATCCGGTCCTGCATCAGTCCCGCCAGATGCACCGCCAGCGTGCTGGTGCCGACACCCGGCCGCGCGCCCAGCAGCGCCACGCTGCGACGGCTGCCGCGCGCCCCGCTGTTCGGCACGACGCCGCCGTCCATGTTCATGACGCGCTGCACGACCTCACGCACCTCGTCGGGCGCCACGCTGGGATCGATGAAATCGCTGACACCCGCCCGCAAGGCGGCGATGGCGCCTTCCGGATGCGCGACATAACCAACCGCCACCCGCGGCACCGCGGGCGCCACCCGCGCCAGCATGCGGGCCAGGTCGGCGGCCTGCAGGTACTTGCCCGGCTCGTTCTCGTTGCGCGTGAAGTCCAGGAAGACCACCCGCGGATCCAGCTCGGCCAGACGCCGCGCCATATGCTCCATGCTGGGCATTTCCTGCATCAGCAGGCCCATGTCACCGATGGCATTGCTCAACTGCGTGGCCACGTTCGCATCGTTCGAGCAGAACAGGAAGCAGCCGGCCTGCTGCGCCGCCACCCATTCCTTGGAATGTGTTTTCATAGTGCTCACCTTGAGAATCCTGGCATTTGCTGCCCGCCAGCGGGCCCCATCAGGTAATAGCCCCATGCCGTACTGGGGGTGTTGCCCACCTCTTCGCGCGCGCCCGGCAAAGGCAGGCTCACCCCGCGCGCGATCGGCCGCACCAGGTGCGGCGTCACCACGATGACCAGTTCACGATCATCCTGGGAATAACTCACGCCACGGAAGAAAGCGCCGATGATGGGCAGGTCACCCAGGAAAGGCACTTTGCTGACCGCGGCCTTGGTCTGGCGCGACACCAGGCCACTGATGATGAAGGTCTCGCCATCGCCCAGCTCCACCGTGGTGTCGGCCTTGCGCGTGCTCAGCGCGGGAATCACGGTGGTGGTATTGCCGTTGACGATGGGGATCCCGTTGGTGGGGTCCAGCTCGCTGGCTTCCGGCGCCACCTTCAATGCGATACGGCTGGCCGACAGCACGGTCGGCGTCACGCTCAAGCCTATGCCGAAGGGTTTGTAGACCACGCTTTGCGTGCCCAGTCCGCCCGACTCCGGCACCGGAATCTCGCCGCCGGCCAGGAAGCTGGCGCTTTGTCCTGACTGCGCCAGCAGGGTCGGCTGCGCCAGCACCCGCGCCAAACCATTCGACTCCAGCAGCGACAAGGTCGCCCCGAAGCGCGACGAGTCGTAGGAAAACAGGAAGCCGTTGGACGCGCCTCCCAGCGCGCTGGCCAAGC is a window of Bordetella sp. N DNA encoding:
- a CDS encoding DUF3613 domain-containing protein encodes the protein MISRRISLALSAALLSLSAGGALAQSNAPLTGSMPAPDPAAAPMPDRAVVRQVNTPMPVTGADTAAPPAGPAYAAPRPSATAAAPADEGPAGAGGITRALMAAQADGRRAAPPQPMLGPIATASWQRYLNSFNQPIPQWFRERVDASGGSSSSGQ
- a CDS encoding tetratricopeptide repeat protein, whose protein sequence is MATLMLLAGCASREPSALDVYREQQEKQAMIQQKQDEVERANRPTQPALILSMIRQAQDQGRWFASLAYIDAYRQQFGDTPEVTRLRADALRLTDQAPAAEEAYRGLLNGPQAGSGWRGLGLLAGARGDYGQAAADLAKAAAAYPTDALVLSDLGYARLRAGDAAGARVPLGQAAELDPANAKVLGNLALLLLREGDNAGAERVMDQAGLTPEVRARVRQLAEEIRVSTAPARVPVAAAGAPVPRAIAAADGGASRPLVRAVDAAGRPVQAPGAASASAANGGPSPSASASADAQSPATAASAAVAAPFGLQPVMDRFGAQAPASQP
- a CDS encoding DUF1178 family protein: MKVFDLQCEEHGHVFEGWFASHDDYDSQQARGLVSCPLCGSDRVIKRLSAPRLNVGHFREPEAARSSGRALMQDVAEAPPSESMQMARLQAAIFKQVREMVRRADNVGDRFAEEARRIHHGESEDRAIRGTSTPEERAELADEGIDVLGLPDIFDDERLQ
- a CDS encoding TadG family pilus assembly protein; the encoded protein is MFSPRRPLSSRQRQRGSILAPAAIGLFILVLLLGGVQIGYLFYVQRDMQKAADLAALTGAQILGNGGPLSCATATTAATSAAQANFAGQLGAADIAANCWRWDPVHNTADPRHLAAPTAGQRFNAVMVTINRNVNSLVPFMGSKSIAVQSVAARPGEPVAAFSVGTTLVTTRQQPGTLINLLSAVGLNLSQTVLVGYDAGLASVQITPAGLLKQLGINVSTDVTVAQLNSLLAANSVSLNNLLDAVAVVGGQSGLLSANVTLVNTIKTQLGLSSLNVTLGSTVAGRTSSLFAQITAPDGASALNTKINALDLIAAAVGVATGQHAIQGSAPISILGLVNITPAFSVMEPAQIAIGGVGTTAYSAQVRVFLRVTIPTIKLLGNVLAFGVDLPIVIDLVTGQGTLTDLCTTQDSAGRDLATIAVTTSVLDTCIGDLTQASAFSTSQRCSVGLKNKQLLTLTVAGIDMGVNNKITLNPLVNGPTSTTMRAGQTSTVALTSLPLGTAVQNITNAVLTALLGGSAQTGAGTQPAKVGTALATDLWSQARQINTCDPSAGGASGYNCRNALWQSAIKLSQNASNNLGGYINQQPNAGLLTGVGNLLTGLVNGLGSVLNGIVGALLPTNNCATASLLGGYGGSESGCIGEIAKSFTNTPNAGTTLSNVLLGILGPLFNMLQPVLNSIGDAVLGLINNTIGLNLNSVDVKLMSLQCNGKGVQLVY
- a CDS encoding type II secretion system F family protein; amino-acid sequence: MVLLEWVVACLSVALVLLVIAVLLWRHAGSGQHRKATSAFLERQLGRQREALDGAAAAGGARVAAAAGTGLLWWDRMVARAGVDPTPAFYAGSLGPVIVLPLALLLLAGPFAALAALVLTLGLTVFRMWLKIDRRQRRMLSQLPGFLESMVRLLTIGNSINAALQTAAGNVNEPLREVLLRADSLTRSGKELDAALRQVSEQYGLQQLFLLSSVIGVAMRFGGRSDQILDRMAAFMRDVEQARDELSALSAEVRMSAWILALLPIGLAAFIIIFNNGLFMTLWNDPAGQHMLMVAVGLQTVGSYWLYRMSRGV
- a CDS encoding DUF2968 domain-containing protein, whose translation is MKRVSLRIVGRMVVMAGTLTGLMACASAQTPDKRPAVVQVEQDSKDPAAPVTPPASAPAPLATPAAPPASTTVAELQQLIQSRQVTELRTTYNGSYGASLLFKGEDLTYYVALFQQKNFWRVLKTSSENQAESTYRAFSNQSADLASADIQRIKLQAEYTRNERLLAKRNAELNTLQADAALRKDQETQVIARQEQARQETQALTEQQQDVRQQLRDLQRQINALQAQQADVSQPAAKPAKHTTSKRKTGNSGK
- a CDS encoding sigma 54-interacting transcriptional regulator — encoded protein: MTIHEEIDLYVWEGTSDIASRAERCLSGYDVSVIRADAGLTFPPPREAARPAVALVSVTVMSDARSSGYDWLATQGIPVIWVASEERNRDPRYYPPAYSYTLPLSFTGAALRSFLFRLAGIAHAADRAAARAPRPLVAVSEAMRGLLAEAQTFADCRASVLIHGETGVGKERVARLLHDHASWSAGPFVAVNCGAIPEGLFEAHFFGHAKGAFTGAVGAHKGYFEQANGGTLFLDEIGDLPLYQQVKLLRVLEQNTVTRLGSSAEVTVDFRLVAATNKTLRNLVAEGAFRADLYYRLAVIELYVPNLEARGPAEKAAIFKALLERYLPGDTVSVPDWLIDRVSRTRFAGNVRELSNLVERVGIIRRQFREWDRERIERVFERMGPVSVDGVGAGTSAVREPEPAAPRAPFTPAEQAERARVVAALEANGWRRQDTAHMLGISRKVLWEKMRKFQLAEGQGELADGVAETP
- a CDS encoding type II secretion system F family protein; translation: MDGMILALRGNLALAGAIGFLALALLSLALGMALRAARQQRNRRVVDRALAAREGRRAEQVASVPDSAGRIEAVKAMAESIGDRLERGRLGDSLLAEEDRKLIDMCGYTNIGRVRAVFVLARTVLSLGLPVAAWILVGGRAFLLNEGLTKAAAVFVGLALGWMLPKWMLLRRAGARRRAAVAELPLLIDLLRLLQGVGLSTDQSLHIIVTEFQRVLPVIGYELRVANEQYSRGRTREQSLGRLMNAFDNDDLNAICRLIVQVDRHGGAVQEPLTRFGERVRERRKLDLREKVARITVKMTGVMVITLLPALLIVTGGAGLLAVMRGLARAGGG